From Cecembia calidifontis, one genomic window encodes:
- the mreC gene encoding rod shape-determining protein MreC gives MYRILLFLYRIRAFLLFVLLETIAIWMIVSNNSQQGSVFFNSANQISASILDTQADIIDYFSLASVNKALVEKNAELLAELERYRKPADSLYIPLDSALEATFQFKGAKVINNSINLSQNYLTINKGSKHGIHEGMGVFNEEGVVGRVKGVTKNFATVISLLHTELLVSSKIASTEVFGSTKWDGVDPQKAKMLYVPRHVQVKVGDKVVTSGYNAVFPEGIPIGTVIEVKPGPETNYLDITVQLSTDFTKISYVYLVENKLAEELENLNVENK, from the coding sequence ATGTACAGGATATTACTGTTTCTATATAGAATAAGGGCATTCTTGTTGTTCGTGTTGTTGGAAACAATCGCCATATGGATGATTGTTTCCAACAACAGCCAACAGGGATCCGTATTTTTTAATAGTGCCAACCAAATCAGTGCCAGTATTTTGGATACCCAAGCGGATATCATCGATTATTTTTCTCTTGCTTCGGTCAACAAAGCTTTGGTTGAAAAAAATGCCGAATTGTTGGCAGAGTTAGAAAGATATAGAAAGCCTGCAGATAGCCTTTACATTCCCTTGGACAGTGCCCTGGAAGCTACCTTCCAGTTCAAAGGAGCCAAAGTCATCAATAATTCCATCAATCTTTCCCAGAATTACCTGACCATCAACAAAGGGTCAAAACATGGAATCCACGAGGGTATGGGGGTATTCAATGAAGAAGGTGTGGTAGGAAGGGTAAAAGGGGTGACCAAGAACTTTGCAACAGTGATTTCCCTCTTGCATACAGAATTGTTGGTTTCCTCTAAGATTGCTTCTACGGAAGTTTTTGGGTCTACGAAATGGGATGGTGTGGATCCCCAAAAGGCTAAAATGCTCTACGTGCCAAGGCATGTTCAGGTGAAAGTAGGGGATAAAGTCGTGACTTCTGGCTATAATGCTGTTTTTCCGGAAGGTATTCCTATCGGTACGGTTATTGAAGTGAAGCCAGGGCCTGAAACCAATTACCTTGATATTACCGTGCAGTTATCAACAGATTTCACCAAAATATCTTATGTTTATTTGGTAGAAAATAAGCTGGCAGAAGAACTGGAGAACTTGAACGTGGAAAATAAATAA
- a CDS encoding rod shape-determining protein MreD, translating to MNSRKVFLLAGSFLLYFLVQVLMLKNMVIFGVAFCFLYVLYVLLLPVEMKTIPLMLIAFILGLIVDFFYDTMGMHTLCLVAIAFFRNFWLDILTPTGGYDENLQPSMLNMGLGWFVTYSIPLILVHHILFFYVDSLGTNLFFPVVQKIIASTIFVFVMSIVVQLLFYRRRRGI from the coding sequence ATGAACAGCAGGAAGGTTTTTTTATTGGCCGGTAGTTTCTTGCTCTATTTTTTAGTGCAGGTGCTGATGCTCAAAAACATGGTGATTTTCGGTGTCGCTTTTTGCTTTTTATATGTGTTGTATGTGCTGTTGCTCCCTGTTGAAATGAAAACCATTCCCTTGATGCTTATTGCTTTTATATTAGGCCTTATCGTAGATTTTTTTTACGATACCATGGGGATGCATACCCTTTGCCTGGTAGCCATAGCCTTTTTCAGGAATTTTTGGTTGGATATTCTGACCCCTACGGGAGGATATGATGAAAACCTTCAGCCCTCTATGTTGAATATGGGACTGGGATGGTTTGTTACTTACAGTATCCCCTTAATTCTGGTCCATCACATTTTGTTTTTTTATGTAGACAGTTTGGGAACCAATTTGTTCTTTCCCGTGGTTCAAAAGATTATTGCAAGTACTATTTTTGTATTCGTAATGAGCATTGTCGTACAATTACTATTCTACAGGAGAAGGAGGGGTATATAA
- the mrdA gene encoding penicillin-binding protein 2, translating to MNDQRPLIIIIAIVLVGVVLLTKLFLIQVADDTFLRRAERNAIQRVVDHPYRGLVYDRTGKIMVYNNPIFDLMVIPREFSVKDTARFCEIFQISKEQLIEGYTAARKYSAVKPSPLKKQISTTEFARIQDYLIDYPGLFVMTRAVRSYPQPSAANALGYIGEISARQLERDTLKYYRQGDYVGLSGIEGFYEPELRGVKGVKYRMVNVRGVDKGPFKNGEYDTVAVAGKNLTSTIDLELQQYGEMLMAGKRGSVVAIEPKTGEVLAMISAPSYDPNMLTGAKFGANYMQLNQDDSKPLFNRPIMAMYPPGSIFKIVQSLVGLQMGVLSPNTTYSCNRSLVACHNHPNPVNLFGAVKYSCNPYYHQAYRAMINREVSRSTFKDTEIGLNTWREYVVKFGLGGPLGIDLYNEKGGSIPSSNLYDRIYGPGRWKYSTIYSLSIGQGEMLVTPLQMANLAAIFANKGYYYPPHLVKAVDGDPNKIPQRFRTRIDVGVDAQHFDLIQDAMAEAIYGTAARAAIKDITIAGKTGTAQNPQGEDHSVFIAFAPKEDPKIAIAVYVENAGWGGRAAASTASLMIEKYLRGEITRPALEEYVLAGKFM from the coding sequence ATGAATGATCAAAGACCGTTAATCATTATCATCGCCATCGTGTTGGTAGGTGTGGTATTGCTTACAAAACTGTTTTTGATACAAGTAGCGGATGACACTTTTTTGAGAAGGGCAGAGCGAAATGCCATACAGCGGGTAGTGGACCACCCTTACAGGGGACTGGTCTATGACCGCACCGGAAAAATCATGGTTTACAACAATCCCATTTTTGATCTGATGGTCATCCCCCGGGAGTTTTCGGTAAAGGATACAGCACGTTTTTGTGAAATTTTCCAGATAAGTAAAGAGCAGCTGATAGAAGGATATACAGCTGCAAGGAAATACTCAGCTGTAAAGCCCTCTCCCTTGAAAAAACAGATTTCTACCACAGAATTTGCCAGGATTCAGGATTACCTGATTGATTATCCGGGGCTTTTTGTCATGACCCGGGCGGTTAGGTCTTATCCTCAGCCAAGTGCTGCCAATGCCTTGGGCTATATTGGGGAAATCAGTGCAAGACAGTTGGAGCGTGACACCCTTAAATATTACAGGCAGGGGGACTATGTTGGGTTGAGCGGTATTGAGGGGTTTTATGAGCCCGAACTCAGAGGGGTCAAAGGGGTAAAATACCGAATGGTCAATGTAAGGGGGGTTGATAAAGGACCATTTAAAAACGGGGAATATGATACAGTTGCTGTGGCAGGTAAAAACCTTACCTCCACCATTGATCTGGAATTGCAGCAATATGGGGAAATGCTGATGGCGGGCAAGCGAGGTTCTGTGGTGGCCATTGAGCCTAAAACAGGAGAAGTTCTCGCCATGATTTCTGCGCCAAGCTATGATCCCAATATGCTTACCGGCGCAAAGTTTGGAGCCAATTACATGCAGTTGAACCAAGATGACAGCAAACCGCTTTTCAACCGGCCCATCATGGCTATGTACCCTCCCGGTTCTATCTTCAAAATCGTGCAGTCGCTGGTGGGTTTGCAAATGGGCGTATTGAGTCCCAATACCACCTATTCATGTAACCGTTCCTTGGTAGCCTGCCACAACCATCCCAATCCAGTGAATTTGTTTGGAGCCGTAAAGTATTCCTGCAACCCCTATTACCATCAAGCCTACAGGGCAATGATCAATAGGGAGGTTTCCAGGAGTACCTTCAAGGATACCGAAATTGGATTGAACACCTGGAGGGAATATGTGGTAAAATTTGGCCTTGGAGGGCCTTTGGGCATTGACCTTTACAATGAAAAGGGAGGCTCCATTCCTTCCAGTAACCTGTATGATAGGATTTATGGGCCAGGTAGGTGGAAATATTCCACCATTTATTCGCTCTCCATTGGACAGGGAGAGATGCTCGTAACCCCGCTTCAAATGGCCAATTTGGCAGCCATCTTTGCCAATAAAGGATATTATTATCCCCCACATCTGGTCAAAGCAGTGGATGGAGATCCCAATAAAATACCCCAAAGGTTCAGGACAAGAATCGATGTAGGAGTGGACGCCCAGCACTTTGACCTGATTCAGGATGCCATGGCAGAGGCCATCTATGGTACTGCCGCAAGGGCAGCGATCAAGGACATCACCATTGCCGGTAAGACGGGGACTGCCCAAAACCCACAGGGAGAAGACCATTCCGTATTCATTGCCTTTGCCCCTAAGGAGGATCCAAAGATTGCTATCGCCGTGTATGTGGAAAATGCAGGCTGGGGAGGTAGGGCAGCTGCTAGTACTGCCAGCTTGATGATTGAAAAATACTTAAGGGGTGAGATTACCCGACCTGCCTTGGAAGAGTATGTGCTTGCAGGAAAATTTATGTAA
- the rodA gene encoding rod shape-determining protein RodA, translating to MREDDLYINKIDWITITIYALLVIMGWFNIYAAVYDEQAAKSIFDFSINSGKQLVWIGTALLLITIIMVADYRLFENLSLVLYGIFLLFLLITPFFGKEINGQRAWFEIGAFRLQPAEFAKFATALALAKFMERPSFDLSQFKYQMQALLIIMLPVALIMLQPDTGTAMVYSAFFIMLYREGMPQRYYVLGLAFIAVSLLALGIENNLYIVIGVVAVVVIFILLGKKKLSRILAFTILGLATIAYTYSLDYVVSKLPEHQQNRIMVLFNPDIDPLGVGWNVTQSKIAIGSGGFAGKGYLEGTQTKFDFVPEQHTDFIFCTLGEEFGWVGSLVVIFLFCALLIRLVFLAERQKNRFSRVYGYSVISILLFHFMINIAMTIGLFPVVGIPLPFFSYGGSSLWSFTILLFIFIKLDSHRIQLLGRMK from the coding sequence GTGAGAGAGGACGATTTATACATCAATAAAATAGATTGGATCACCATTACCATCTATGCCCTATTGGTCATCATGGGATGGTTCAATATCTATGCGGCTGTCTATGACGAACAAGCTGCCAAAAGTATTTTCGACTTTTCTATCAATTCCGGAAAGCAATTGGTATGGATCGGTACGGCCTTGCTGTTGATCACCATCATCATGGTAGCGGACTACCGGCTTTTCGAAAATCTTTCTTTAGTCCTTTATGGTATTTTTCTGCTGTTCCTTTTGATCACTCCATTTTTTGGAAAAGAAATCAATGGGCAAAGGGCCTGGTTTGAAATTGGTGCTTTCCGCCTACAGCCTGCGGAATTTGCCAAATTTGCCACCGCATTGGCTTTGGCTAAATTTATGGAAAGGCCGAGTTTTGACCTCAGTCAGTTCAAATACCAAATGCAGGCTTTATTGATTATCATGCTTCCTGTAGCGCTGATCATGCTTCAGCCGGACACAGGAACTGCCATGGTATATTCCGCGTTTTTTATCATGCTTTATAGAGAGGGAATGCCACAGCGTTATTATGTGCTGGGTCTGGCCTTTATAGCTGTTTCATTGCTGGCTTTGGGAATTGAAAATAACCTCTATATCGTCATCGGCGTGGTTGCCGTGGTAGTGATTTTTATCTTATTAGGGAAAAAGAAACTTTCCAGGATACTGGCTTTTACAATTTTGGGATTGGCGACCATTGCATACACATACAGTTTGGACTATGTCGTTTCCAAATTACCTGAACACCAACAAAACCGGATCATGGTTCTTTTTAATCCTGACATTGATCCCCTGGGGGTGGGCTGGAATGTGACCCAGTCCAAAATTGCTATCGGATCTGGGGGATTTGCCGGTAAAGGATACCTGGAAGGCACACAGACCAAGTTTGATTTTGTCCCCGAACAGCACACTGATTTTATTTTCTGTACCCTGGGAGAGGAGTTTGGCTGGGTAGGGTCCCTGGTCGTGATCTTCCTTTTCTGTGCTTTGTTGATCCGCTTGGTGTTTTTGGCGGAAAGACAAAAAAACAGGTTTTCCAGGGTCTATGGCTATAGTGTAATTTCCATCCTGCTTTTCCATTTTATGATCAACATAGCCATGACCATAGGCCTGTTTCCGGTAGTCGGAATACCCCTTCCTTTTTTCAGTTACGGAGGTTCTTCCCTATGGTCATTTACTATCTTGCTCTTTATTTTTATCAAACTGGACTCCCATAGGATTCAGCTTTTGGGAAGGATGAAATAA
- a CDS encoding 2Fe-2S iron-sulfur cluster-binding protein gives MIKIIIENLNNHEIISSESGRKVIELIHENYIDWMHACGKKGRCTTCKMIVRSGMENISPLNEREQFFRERGRLNEDERLSCQAKIEAGELHIRVAEQNKFPHMVYSD, from the coding sequence ATGATCAAAATTATTATAGAAAATCTGAATAATCACGAAATAATTTCATCGGAATCTGGCCGTAAAGTTATTGAATTAATCCATGAAAACTACATTGACTGGATGCATGCTTGCGGAAAAAAGGGGAGATGTACTACTTGTAAAATGATAGTGCGGTCCGGTATGGAAAATATAAGTCCCTTAAATGAGCGTGAGCAATTTTTCAGGGAAAGAGGCAGATTAAACGAAGATGAACGATTATCTTGCCAAGCTAAAATTGAGGCAGGGGAATTGCACATCCGCGTGGCTGAGCAAAATAAATTTCCCCATATGGTGTATAGTGATTAG
- a CDS encoding thymidine kinase: MFIEPSIGKSKSKDKKGHIEVICGSMFSGKTEELIRRLNRALIARQKVEIFKPTIDKRYHEFDVVSHNENTIRSTPVNFAEDIILLAGDCDVVGIDEVQFFDNRIVHVASVLANAGKRVILAGLDMDFEGRPFEPMPQLLAIAEYVTKVHAICMKCGELASYSFRLTATKEKVLLGEKDSYEARCRKCFFEDR; encoded by the coding sequence ATGTTTATCGAACCTTCCATAGGGAAATCAAAGTCAAAGGATAAAAAAGGACATATAGAGGTCATCTGCGGTTCTATGTTTTCTGGGAAAACAGAGGAACTCATCCGCAGGTTGAACAGGGCGTTGATTGCCCGTCAAAAAGTGGAGATTTTTAAGCCGACCATTGACAAAAGGTACCATGAGTTTGACGTGGTGTCGCACAATGAAAATACCATTCGGTCCACCCCTGTTAACTTCGCAGAAGACATCATCCTGTTGGCGGGGGACTGTGATGTGGTGGGGATAGATGAGGTGCAGTTTTTTGACAACCGTATTGTGCATGTGGCCAGCGTATTGGCCAATGCCGGCAAAAGGGTGATCCTTGCCGGTTTGGATATGGATTTTGAAGGCAGGCCTTTTGAACCCATGCCGCAGCTTTTGGCCATTGCGGAGTATGTGACCAAAGTACATGCCATCTGCATGAAATGCGGGGAATTGGCTTCTTATTCTTTTCGCTTGACAGCTACCAAAGAGAAAGTGCTATTAGGGGAAAAGGACAGTTATGAGGCGCGCTGCAGGAAGTGTTTTTTTGAGGACAGGTAA
- the recO gene encoding DNA repair protein RecO, with protein sequence MLVKTKGIVVSYIRYKESSIIVRIFTRELGLKAYIVNGVRSSNAKTKMGFYQPLTLLDLVVYNKENVGLNRISEVKLGRAYHKIPFDFLRSGIAMFMAEVLSRSVYEGYQNEDLFDFLVEALIVLDDEQAVLSHYPNVFLWGMARYLGFAPDVAAEFFEELREDFTKQMDWGPEMAYLDSLIVEDFAYADKISVQVRRNLLDHLLVFFSKHLDQPAEWKSVKVLRQMMA encoded by the coding sequence ATGTTGGTAAAGACCAAGGGCATTGTCGTTTCTTATATCCGCTACAAAGAGAGCTCGATTATTGTCAGGATCTTTACCAGGGAGTTGGGACTGAAAGCCTACATCGTCAATGGGGTAAGGAGCAGCAATGCCAAGACCAAGATGGGATTTTACCAGCCGCTGACCCTTTTGGATCTGGTAGTCTACAATAAGGAAAATGTGGGGCTCAACCGGATCTCTGAAGTTAAACTGGGAAGGGCTTATCATAAAATCCCATTTGATTTCCTGCGTTCGGGTATTGCCATGTTTATGGCAGAGGTACTGTCCCGGTCTGTTTATGAGGGCTATCAAAATGAAGATCTTTTTGATTTTTTGGTGGAAGCGCTGATTGTTCTCGATGATGAACAGGCCGTTTTGAGCCATTATCCGAATGTTTTCCTCTGGGGTATGGCCAGGTATCTCGGTTTTGCGCCGGATGTGGCGGCAGAATTTTTTGAGGAACTGAGGGAAGATTTTACCAAACAAATGGATTGGGGGCCGGAGATGGCCTATTTGGACAGCCTGATAGTGGAGGATTTTGCGTATGCAGACAAGATTTCTGTTCAGGTCAGGAGAAATTTGCTGGATCATTTGTTGGTATTTTTTTCAAAACACCTGGATCAGCCTGCAGAATGGAAATCGGTGAAGGTGCTCAGGCAGATGATGGCGTAG
- the rho gene encoding transcription termination factor Rho: MYNIEELRIRLLSELKEIAEELGVKNFKNLKKDDLVYAILDQQAITPEQALPKKKPSVVEAEVKEQEKAKPAQSPQEEPAAESKPKFRRQNVTEDLPAAEKTEKPKASVSEKPEFKEKPEQKEKPELKERAFQREKREEPVEKKPESSPGSQPAPAASSEEDKPKFIRPRRKVVEVEQVVPSAAAPTPTPAPVEAEVELPRRKNIRDIEEVHVPTAETVPSKKKPYVSMREFEGIIENEGVLEIMSEGYGFLRSLDYNYLASPDDIYVSPSQIKLFGLKTGDHIKGSIRPPKEGEKYFALLKVISVNGKTTEEIRDRIPFEYLTPLFPEERLNLSTRSDNYSTRILDLFAPIGKGQRGMIVAQPKTGKTVLLQQIANAIAENHPEVHLMVLLIDERPEEVTDMARSVKAEVISSTFDEQAERHVKVASIVLEKAKRMVECGHDVVILLDSITRLARAYNTVVPSSGKILSGGVDANALHKPKRFFGAARNVENGGSLTIIATALVETGSKMDEVIFEEFKGTGNMELALDRKLANRRIYPAIDVPSSGTRREDLLMDKEEMQRVWILRKLMSDMTSQEAMEFLLQRMKGTRDNVEFLISMNG; this comes from the coding sequence ATGTATAACATAGAAGAATTAAGAATCAGACTTCTTTCTGAACTGAAGGAAATCGCTGAGGAGCTAGGTGTCAAAAACTTCAAAAACCTTAAAAAAGATGACCTGGTCTATGCCATTTTGGATCAACAGGCCATCACTCCCGAGCAAGCCCTTCCCAAGAAGAAACCTTCCGTAGTAGAAGCCGAAGTCAAAGAACAAGAAAAAGCCAAACCCGCTCAATCACCCCAAGAAGAGCCGGCAGCAGAAAGTAAACCCAAATTCAGAAGACAAAACGTAACCGAAGACCTACCTGCTGCAGAGAAAACTGAAAAGCCGAAGGCTTCAGTGAGCGAAAAACCCGAATTCAAAGAAAAGCCGGAGCAAAAGGAGAAGCCTGAATTAAAAGAAAGAGCTTTCCAAAGAGAAAAAAGGGAAGAGCCGGTTGAGAAAAAGCCTGAATCTTCGCCTGGATCCCAGCCTGCACCTGCAGCTTCCTCGGAAGAAGACAAGCCAAAATTTATCCGGCCAAGAAGAAAAGTAGTGGAAGTAGAACAGGTTGTTCCAAGTGCTGCTGCTCCTACCCCAACCCCTGCTCCTGTAGAAGCCGAAGTGGAGCTTCCGAGAAGGAAAAACATCAGAGATATCGAAGAAGTCCATGTTCCTACGGCGGAGACCGTTCCTTCCAAGAAAAAACCTTATGTGAGCATGAGGGAATTTGAAGGCATCATCGAAAATGAAGGCGTGCTGGAAATCATGTCCGAGGGTTATGGTTTTCTGCGCTCTTTGGATTACAACTACCTCGCCTCTCCAGATGATATATATGTTTCTCCTTCCCAGATCAAACTTTTTGGCCTGAAGACCGGTGACCATATCAAGGGTTCTATCCGTCCACCAAAAGAAGGAGAAAAATATTTCGCTTTATTGAAAGTCATATCCGTCAACGGAAAGACAACCGAAGAAATCCGTGACAGGATTCCTTTTGAATACCTTACCCCTTTATTCCCTGAAGAAAGGCTGAACCTTTCTACCCGCTCGGACAACTATTCTACCCGAATCCTGGATCTTTTTGCCCCTATCGGTAAAGGACAGCGGGGTATGATCGTGGCGCAACCAAAAACAGGTAAGACGGTCTTGTTGCAGCAGATTGCCAATGCCATTGCCGAAAACCATCCGGAAGTGCATCTGATGGTACTTTTGATCGATGAAAGACCGGAAGAAGTGACGGATATGGCACGTTCCGTAAAAGCAGAGGTAATTTCCTCCACCTTTGACGAGCAGGCTGAGCGCCATGTGAAGGTGGCTTCCATCGTATTGGAAAAAGCCAAGCGCATGGTAGAATGCGGTCATGATGTGGTGATCCTCTTGGATTCCATTACCCGTCTGGCCCGTGCTTATAATACCGTGGTGCCATCTTCCGGTAAGATCCTTTCCGGTGGTGTGGATGCCAATGCCCTGCACAAACCGAAGCGTTTCTTCGGTGCGGCTAGGAATGTGGAGAACGGCGGTTCCCTCACCATCATCGCTACGGCCCTGGTAGAAACAGGCTCTAAAATGGATGAGGTGATCTTTGAGGAATTCAAAGGTACGGGCAACATGGAACTGGCCTTGGACAGAAAGCTGGCCAACAGAAGGATTTATCCTGCCATCGATGTGCCGAGTTCAGGTACAAGAAGAGAGGATCTCCTGATGGACAAGGAAGAGATGCAGCGTGTCTGGATCTTGAGGAAACTGATGTCCGACATGACCTCTCAGGAAGCCATGGAGTTCTTGTTGCAAAGGATGAAAGGCACAAGGGACAATGTGGAGTTTTTGATTTCCATGAATGGATAA
- a CDS encoding T9SS type A sorting domain-containing protein, whose product MKFLKLISILILFATGIKEAEAQLPNRSCLTCSPPNNNSNQFRLGTVSFTDASGNPIDLNNCPDWNNVYITVLYSASTGQGRTGVFIVSTLEITTNTGNNSGSTRSANFDFSLGDLPLTNGQFRPVTVKVDLPLDFDCQNETARLTNIRAHWSNSGNNARCGGANYPPGQCVNLGTDTRVITVDGFFYSYSSLQNCFEEDNRSLITYFLTNVAGGNGDFRITWNIRRNGVLQPPVEGGLFVSVVANPNDNIEVSVNVRDSNGLTMNPQPAPIIRSIQQPFSATVTASPDIGQVQPSPNGSIRITNLDPSKSFSFQWFDELGNVINPGDPTNLTGLSEGTYSLVMTDLETGVVRCFSRTVNFNFLPVVYEDLSLDFDGSLRAVNFSWSTAKEWETSHFEVERALRIAHFEKIGEVMAAGWSDSKKTYIFRDSLLPLVGGNLFYRLKQINLNGEYEYSKVLSVRIPGMESSNTVWRVFPNPTNGDKFNLELVDSRQYSGEEVQVVLISPSSKPVILSGKDISSLSSQIHSIISNAPKGVYLIQVGWGNRSEQIRVLKN is encoded by the coding sequence ATGAAGTTTTTAAAGCTTATTTCCATTTTAATTCTTTTTGCAACTGGGATAAAAGAGGCAGAGGCTCAACTGCCCAATAGGTCTTGTCTGACTTGTTCTCCGCCCAATAATAACTCAAATCAATTCAGATTAGGAACGGTTAGCTTTACCGATGCATCAGGAAACCCCATTGATTTGAACAATTGTCCAGATTGGAACAATGTATACATAACTGTTTTGTATTCTGCTTCCACAGGTCAAGGTAGGACAGGTGTTTTTATTGTATCTACCTTGGAGATTACGACCAATACTGGAAATAACTCTGGCTCGACAAGAAGTGCAAATTTTGATTTTTCCTTAGGAGATTTGCCTCTTACCAATGGACAATTCCGTCCTGTTACAGTTAAAGTTGATTTGCCTTTAGATTTTGACTGTCAAAATGAAACTGCTAGGTTGACCAATATCCGAGCACATTGGTCAAATTCGGGAAATAATGCCAGATGTGGAGGAGCGAACTATCCTCCCGGACAATGTGTCAATCTGGGGACAGATACAAGGGTAATTACAGTTGATGGATTTTTTTATTCCTATAGCTCTTTACAAAATTGTTTTGAAGAAGATAATAGATCTTTGATTACTTATTTCTTGACCAATGTGGCAGGGGGTAATGGAGACTTTAGAATTACTTGGAATATAAGAAGGAATGGTGTCCTTCAACCACCAGTAGAAGGAGGCCTGTTTGTGTCTGTTGTAGCAAATCCAAATGATAATATTGAGGTCAGTGTAAATGTAAGAGATTCAAATGGTTTGACAATGAATCCCCAGCCTGCACCGATAATCCGCAGTATTCAGCAGCCTTTTTCTGCTACAGTTACCGCTTCCCCTGACATTGGGCAAGTACAGCCTTCTCCTAACGGTTCTATTAGAATTACCAATTTGGATCCTTCCAAAAGCTTTTCCTTCCAATGGTTTGATGAATTGGGGAATGTTATAAATCCCGGAGATCCTACTAATCTTACCGGATTATCAGAGGGAACATATTCTCTTGTCATGACCGATCTTGAAACAGGTGTTGTAAGGTGTTTCAGCCGAACAGTCAATTTTAATTTTCTACCAGTTGTTTATGAAGATTTATCTCTTGATTTTGATGGTTCCCTAAGAGCTGTAAACTTTTCTTGGTCTACTGCCAAGGAATGGGAAACCTCTCATTTTGAGGTAGAGAGGGCTCTAAGGATTGCACATTTTGAGAAGATTGGTGAAGTAATGGCTGCAGGATGGTCAGATTCAAAGAAAACTTATATTTTTAGAGACAGCTTATTGCCTCTAGTAGGAGGAAATTTATTCTACAGGCTAAAACAGATTAATTTGAATGGAGAATATGAATACTCCAAGGTTTTGTCTGTAAGGATTCCCGGGATGGAATCATCAAATACGGTTTGGCGGGTATTTCCTAATCCTACGAATGGGGACAAGTTCAATTTGGAACTGGTGGATTCCAGGCAATATTCTGGTGAGGAAGTTCAGGTCGTTTTGATTTCACCAAGTTCCAAACCGGTTATTTTATCGGGAAAAGATATTTCTTCCTTATCTTCTCAAATTCATTCGATAATTTCAAATGCGCCTAAAGGAGTTTATCTGATTCAGGTTGGCTGGGGAAATAGAAGCGAGCAAATTAGGGTGTTGAAAAATTAA
- a CDS encoding T9SS type A sorting domain-containing protein, whose translation MLFKEKKRLVTIAISILLVQLFFYSKAHAQCSQNNFAVTELYFLDVNGKPIDPSLHTIGSKVTGRIYARFSGSANNSFFPLHFANREEVAGILASSTSSSCVQNTTGLSSNQIPKNELVYLFNYEITWGSETFFREIYMTWRTNEGQSTCRTNEASGQCFASPEGLRVSVEFSQLPVIWQDFSVNRDNKKQNIILKWSTVKEWESSHFEIERSIAGVESFEVIGHVKSLGYSDKPTTYHFTDHQIPFGSQRLYYRIKQVDLDGTVDYSKTILAENKTESTTSNNWQVFPNPMQDASLRINYLGANLPEKVEVRIYALGHSKKLTLQTVEKNMEIGHILQEFPKGVLIMEIIEAESVENIRIIKR comes from the coding sequence ATGCTCTTTAAAGAAAAAAAAAGGTTGGTGACCATTGCTATTTCCATTTTGTTGGTCCAATTATTTTTTTACTCCAAGGCTCATGCCCAATGCAGTCAAAACAATTTCGCAGTCACTGAATTGTATTTTTTGGATGTAAACGGAAAGCCCATAGATCCAAGCCTTCATACCATTGGCAGCAAAGTAACGGGTAGGATCTATGCCCGCTTCAGTGGTTCTGCAAACAATTCCTTCTTTCCTTTACATTTTGCCAACAGAGAGGAAGTTGCTGGCATACTGGCCTCCAGCACATCAAGCTCATGTGTCCAGAATACCACCGGGTTAAGCAGCAATCAAATACCTAAAAATGAATTGGTCTATCTTTTCAATTATGAAATCACTTGGGGCAGCGAAACTTTTTTCAGAGAAATCTATATGACCTGGAGAACAAATGAGGGACAAAGCACTTGTAGGACAAATGAGGCCAGCGGCCAATGCTTTGCCTCACCAGAAGGACTTAGGGTCAGTGTAGAATTCAGTCAATTGCCTGTAATTTGGCAGGATTTCTCAGTCAATCGGGACAACAAAAAACAAAATATTATCCTAAAATGGTCCACTGTCAAGGAATGGGAATCTTCACACTTTGAAATCGAAAGGTCAATCGCTGGAGTTGAGTCCTTTGAGGTGATCGGACATGTAAAAAGCTTAGGTTATAGTGATAAACCCACTACCTACCATTTCACCGATCATCAAATCCCTTTTGGATCTCAAAGGCTCTATTACCGCATCAAACAGGTGGATTTGGACGGAACTGTTGATTACAGCAAAACAATTCTTGCTGAAAACAAAACAGAGTCAACAACTTCTAACAACTGGCAGGTTTTCCCAAATCCCATGCAGGATGCTTCCCTTAGAATAAATTACCTCGGCGCAAACCTTCCCGAAAAGGTGGAAGTCCGAATATATGCCTTGGGCCATAGTAAAAAACTCACCCTTCAAACTGTTGAAAAAAACATGGAAATTGGCCACATACTTCAGGAATTTCCAAAAGGTGTATTGATTATGGAAATCATCGAAGCAGAATCTGTGGAGAATATCAGGATCATAAAAAGGTAA